One Chryseobacterium sp. StRB126 genomic region harbors:
- a CDS encoding DUF695 domain-containing protein, giving the protein MEEKLDYKSFWEWFLTKEKDFYKIVEKGDQEAIEKDFFDSIAPKLSQINEGYYFLTGMSDDSTAELILTADGEIKNIVFIEELIEVAPKLDHWKFTALKPAMDIKNVHVTMGDYPFTKDNIFFYSNEQEEYPDEIDLVFVYDGNAENKDAITTGICIFLDNFLGELNFATQIDTFTVVGRDQAKKELVPIEKLKDFLSWREREFTEKYKSVIREEVEDKFSILRASLNNEKPLIACMNLPLLNYDAKASYPWVSVLKFHYNGENNDGLPEKEDFEKLGDIEDKAIEDLKEKGYLYIGRETADNSKESYFAGKDFREISKVFKTIKDSNSEYKISFSIFKDKYWQYFKYYNNAV; this is encoded by the coding sequence ATGGAAGAAAAACTGGATTATAAAAGTTTTTGGGAGTGGTTTTTAACAAAGGAAAAAGATTTCTATAAGATTGTTGAAAAGGGTGACCAGGAAGCTATTGAAAAAGATTTTTTTGATAGTATAGCTCCTAAGCTCAGCCAGATTAATGAAGGATATTATTTTCTGACCGGAATGAGCGATGATTCCACGGCAGAATTGATTCTTACTGCCGATGGAGAAATCAAAAATATTGTTTTTATTGAAGAACTTATTGAAGTAGCTCCTAAACTCGATCACTGGAAATTTACGGCATTAAAACCTGCAATGGATATTAAGAATGTACACGTCACAATGGGTGATTATCCATTTACAAAGGATAACATTTTTTTCTATTCCAATGAACAGGAAGAGTATCCTGATGAGATTGATTTGGTTTTTGTGTACGATGGAAATGCTGAAAATAAAGATGCAATAACCACAGGCATCTGTATCTTTTTAGATAATTTTTTAGGAGAATTAAATTTTGCCACGCAGATTGATACGTTTACTGTAGTTGGAAGAGACCAAGCCAAAAAAGAACTTGTTCCCATTGAAAAGCTGAAAGATTTCCTTTCATGGAGAGAAAGAGAATTTACAGAAAAATATAAAAGTGTAATAAGAGAAGAGGTTGAAGATAAGTTTTCTATTCTCAGAGCTTCTTTAAACAATGAAAAACCTCTTATTGCCTGCATGAATCTTCCTTTACTGAATTATGATGCAAAAGCTTCTTATCCATGGGTCTCAGTACTGAAATTTCATTATAACGGAGAGAATAATGACGGGCTTCCTGAAAAAGAAGATTTTGAAAAACTAGGTGATATTGAAGATAAAGCCATAGAAGATTTAAAAGAAAAAGGATATTTGTATATAGGCAGGGAAACTGCAGATAATAGTAAAGAAAGTTATTTTGCAGGTAAAGACTTCAGAGAGATCTCTAAAGTTTTTAAAACCATAAAAGACAGTAATTCTGAATATAAAATCTCATTCAGTATTTTTAAAGATAAATACTGGCAGTATTTTAAATATTATAATAACGCTGTTTAA
- the hutI gene encoding imidazolonepropionase, which produces MKLIGPFKQVVTLANLPLRGKLTDEQLEIIVDGGIIVENDTIKRIGDFETLKNENSTIKIETIEGVQVVLPAFVDSHTHICFGGNRANDFAMRNAGKTYLEIAESGGGIWSSVQHTRNASKEELLKTLLERIKFLVDLGITTIEVKSGYGLDVESELKMLRIIKKAQESTKATLVPTCLSAHLKPRDFEGSNQEYLNYILTEILPKVKEENLAKRVDIFIEKSAFQPEESKEFLLKTKDLGFEITVHADQFTPGSSRIAVEVGAQSADHLEATIDEDIDFLAQSDTVATALPGASLGLGEKFTPARKLLDAGAIVAIASDWNPGSAPMGNLITQASILATFQKLTTAEVLAGMTYRAAYALNLEDRGKLEIGKKADFVTYKTNNFQDVLYNQGSLQAEHVYIDGKKID; this is translated from the coding sequence ATGAAATTAATAGGCCCATTTAAGCAGGTTGTAACACTTGCCAATCTTCCATTAAGAGGAAAACTTACTGATGAACAATTAGAAATTATTGTAGATGGAGGAATAATTGTTGAAAATGATACCATTAAGAGAATTGGTGATTTTGAAACTTTAAAAAATGAAAACTCAACAATAAAAATAGAAACCATTGAAGGAGTACAGGTGGTTCTTCCTGCTTTTGTAGATTCACATACCCACATTTGCTTTGGAGGAAACCGTGCCAATGATTTTGCGATGCGTAATGCAGGAAAAACTTATCTGGAGATTGCTGAAAGTGGTGGTGGAATCTGGAGTTCCGTACAGCATACAAGAAATGCTTCGAAGGAAGAATTATTGAAAACATTGCTGGAAAGAATTAAGTTTCTAGTTGATCTGGGAATTACAACCATTGAAGTAAAAAGTGGGTATGGATTAGATGTGGAAAGCGAATTGAAGATGCTTCGTATCATCAAAAAGGCTCAGGAATCAACAAAAGCTACTTTAGTTCCTACGTGTCTTTCTGCTCACTTAAAACCAAGAGATTTTGAAGGCAGTAATCAGGAATATCTAAACTATATCCTTACCGAAATTCTTCCCAAAGTAAAAGAAGAGAACCTGGCAAAGCGTGTGGATATCTTTATTGAGAAATCAGCTTTCCAGCCAGAAGAAAGTAAAGAATTTTTACTTAAAACTAAAGATTTAGGTTTTGAAATAACTGTTCATGCAGACCAGTTTACGCCAGGAAGTTCAAGAATTGCTGTAGAAGTGGGGGCTCAATCAGCAGACCACTTGGAAGCAACCATTGATGAAGATATAGACTTCCTTGCTCAATCTGATACTGTTGCTACAGCACTTCCGGGAGCAAGTTTAGGATTAGGCGAAAAATTTACTCCGGCAAGAAAACTATTAGATGCAGGAGCCATTGTAGCCATTGCAAGTGACTGGAATCCGGGATCGGCACCTATGGGGAATTTAATTACCCAGGCTTCAATTTTAGCTACCTTCCAGAAATTGACAACAGCTGAGGTACTAGCTGGAATGACTTACCGTGCTGCTTATGCTCTTAATCTTGAAGATAGAGGAAAGCTTGAGATAGGTAAAAAAGCAGATTTTGTGACGTATAAAACCAATAATTTTCAGGACGTTCTTTACAATCAGGGAAGTTTACAGGCTGAACACGTTTATATTGATGGAAAGAAGATAGATTAA
- the ruvB gene encoding Holliday junction branch migration DNA helicase RuvB translates to MPDFLHPDKENYSREELMQEEQIRPQSFKDFAGQRKTLENLEVFVTAAKRRGGALDHVLLHGPPGLGKTTLANIIANELGVNCKITSGPVLDKPGSLAGLLTNLEENDVLFIDEIHRLSPVVEEYLYSAMEDYKIDIMLETGPNARSVQIGLNPFTLVGATTRSGMLTKPMLARFGIQSRLEYYSIELLSVIIQRSARVLGVVIYEDAAIEIARRSRGTPRIANALLRRVRDFAEIKGNGEIEINITKYALNSLNVDEFGLDEMDNKIMRVMIENFKGKPVGISALATSIGENPETLEEVYEPFLIQEGFIIRTPRGREVTDKAYQHLSISRPRNPGELF, encoded by the coding sequence ATGCCAGATTTTTTACATCCAGATAAGGAAAACTACTCTCGGGAGGAGTTGATGCAGGAAGAACAAATTCGTCCCCAAAGCTTTAAAGATTTTGCGGGACAAAGAAAGACGCTGGAAAATCTTGAGGTTTTTGTTACTGCTGCCAAAAGACGTGGTGGTGCGCTAGATCATGTTCTGTTGCATGGTCCTCCAGGTTTGGGGAAAACAACTTTAGCCAATATTATTGCCAATGAACTTGGGGTAAACTGCAAGATTACTTCCGGTCCTGTATTGGATAAGCCTGGAAGTTTAGCCGGTTTATTAACCAATCTTGAGGAAAATGACGTTCTTTTCATTGATGAGATTCACCGTCTTTCTCCGGTTGTGGAAGAATATCTGTATTCAGCAATGGAGGATTACAAGATTGATATTATGCTGGAAACAGGTCCTAACGCAAGAAGTGTACAAATTGGGCTGAATCCTTTTACGCTAGTGGGGGCAACCACTAGAAGCGGAATGCTGACCAAGCCGATGCTTGCAAGATTCGGTATTCAAAGCAGACTGGAATACTACTCTATTGAACTTTTGTCTGTAATTATTCAGAGAAGTGCAAGAGTTTTAGGCGTAGTGATTTATGAAGATGCTGCCATTGAAATCGCTAGAAGAAGCCGTGGAACCCCAAGAATTGCCAACGCATTACTGAGAAGAGTGCGTGACTTTGCCGAAATTAAAGGGAATGGTGAAATTGAGATCAATATTACAAAATATGCTTTAAACTCTCTCAATGTGGATGAGTTTGGATTGGATGAAATGGATAATAAGATCATGCGTGTCATGATTGAAAACTTTAAGGGAAAACCTGTAGGAATTTCTGCTTTGGCAACATCCATCGGAGAAAATCCGGAAACGCTGGAAGAGGTGTATGAACCGTTTTTGATTCAGGAAGGGTTTATCATCAGGACTCCGAGAGGTAGAGAGGTTACTGATAAAGCTTATCAGCATTTAAGTATTTCAAGACCAAGAAATCCGGGAGAGCTTTTTTAG
- a CDS encoding FMN-binding negative transcriptional regulator yields the protein MFVPKLYRSEDMDVMREIIKENSFALLISSVDKIRATHSMMMLNESDPENPYIETHISRANPQAKTLKNGDEVLCDFLGAHTYISSSWYDHVNVSTWNYEAVQIYGKVELMNHNELYNHLDTLTSKYENFQQCPMMVKDMGQEFVEKEMKGAFGIKVIPTEIFIKQKLSQNRKENDFNNIISHLEQSDEDARKIAEKMKLIKK from the coding sequence ATGTTTGTTCCTAAATTGTACAGAAGTGAAGATATGGATGTAATGAGAGAAATCATCAAGGAAAATTCCTTTGCATTACTCATTTCTTCTGTTGATAAGATCCGTGCTACGCATTCCATGATGATGTTGAATGAAAGTGATCCGGAAAATCCTTATATTGAAACTCATATTTCCAGAGCTAATCCACAGGCAAAAACCCTGAAAAATGGGGATGAAGTATTGTGTGACTTTTTAGGTGCTCATACTTATATCTCCAGCAGCTGGTATGACCACGTTAATGTTTCTACATGGAACTATGAAGCAGTACAGATCTATGGAAAAGTGGAGTTGATGAACCATAATGAACTGTATAACCATCTGGATACATTAACCTCAAAATATGAAAATTTTCAGCAATGTCCTATGATGGTAAAAGATATGGGACAGGAATTTGTGGAAAAGGAAATGAAGGGGGCTTTTGGGATTAAAGTGATTCCAACGGAAATATTTATCAAACAAAAGCTGTCTCAGAACAGGAAGGAAAATGATTTTAACAATATCATTTCTCATCTGGAACAATCGGATGAAGATGCCCGAAAAATTGCTGAGAAGATGAAATTAATAAAGAAATAA